A window of Cottoperca gobio chromosome 16, fCotGob3.1, whole genome shotgun sequence contains these coding sequences:
- the tbx20 gene encoding T-box transcription factor TBX20 has protein sequence MEYTSSPKPQLSSRANAFSIAALMSSGKPNKDKETEENTIKPLEQFVEKSSCNQQSLADLSSLDGHGDFSGSAPAVCTEPLIPTNPGIPSEEMAKISCTLETKELWDKFHDLGTEMIITKSGRRMFPTIRVSFSGVDQDSKYIVLMDIVPVDNKRYRYAYHRSSWLVAGKADPPLPARLYVHPDSPFTGEQLVKQMVSFEKVKLTNNELDQHGHIILNSMHKYQPRVHIIKKKDHTASLLNLKSEEFRTFVFVETVFTAVTAYQNQLITKLKIDSNPFAKGFRDSSRLTDMERESVENLIHKHSYARSPIRTYAGDEENLSEDGLSAHTRGSAFTASDNLSLSSWVTSASGFSGFQHPQSLSAMGAGSLPHPIQGSLPPYSRLGMPLTPTALAGTMQGSGPSFPSFHMPRYHHYFQQGPYAAIQGLRHSSTVMTPFV, from the exons ATGGAGTACACGTCATCCCCGAAACCGCAGCTTTCATCCCGGGCAAATGCTTTCTCCATAGCCGCCCTGATGTCCAGTGGGAAGCCCAATAAGGACAAGGAGACGGAGGAGAACACCATCAAGCCTCTGG aacaattTGTGGAGAAGTCGTCCTGCAACCAGCAGTCTCTGGCGGACCTGTCCTCCCTGGATGGGCACGGAGACTTCAGCGGGAGCGCGCCCGCGGTGTGCACGGAGCCGCTCATCCCCACCAATCCCGGCATCCCTAGCGAGGAGATGGCGAAGATCTCGTGCACCTTGGAGACCAAAGAGCTGTGGGACAAATTTCACGACCTCGGTACCGAGATGATCATCACCAAGTCTGGAAG GAGGATGTTCCCCACCATCCGGGTCTCTTTCTCCGGGGTGGACCAGGACTCCAAATACATCGTGTTGATGGACATCGTCCCGGTGGACAACAAGCGGTACCGGTACGCCTACCACCGCTCCTCCTGGCTGGTGGCCGGCAAGGCCGACCCTCCTCTGCCcgccag GTTGTACGTGCACCCGGACTCCCCGTTCACCGGAGAGCAGCTCGTGAAGCAAATGGTTTCCTTCGAGAAGGTCAAACTGACAAACAACGAACTGGACCAGCACGGACAT ATCATCCTCAACTCCATGCACAAGTACCAGCCGCGTGTCCACATCATCAAGAAGAAGGACCACACCGCCTCGCTGCTCAACCTCAAGTCTGAGGAGTTCCGCACCTTCGTCTTCGTCGAGACCGTCTTCACCGCCGTCACGGCCTATCAGAACCAGCTG ATCACCAAACTGAAGATCGACAGCAACCCGTTCGCCAAAGGTTTCCGGGACTCTTCAAGGCTGACGGACATGGAGAG GGAAAGTGTTGAGAATCTGATCCACAAGCACTCGTACGCCCGGTCGCCGATCCGAACCTACGCTGGAGACGAGGAGAACCTGAGCGAGGACGGACTCAGCGCACACACCAGGG GCTCAGCGTTCACCGCCTCAGACAACCTCTCCCTGAGCTCCTGGGTCACCTCCGCTTCGGGCTTCTCGGGCTTCCAGCACCCACAGTCCCTGTCAGCCATGGGCGCCGGCTCCCTGCCTCACCCCATCCAGGGCTCCCTGCCCCCCTACAGCCGGCTGGGCATGCCGCTGACGCCCACCGCTCTGGCTGGAACCATGCAGGGCAGCGGGCCGTCTTTCCCTTCCTTCCACATGCCCCGCTACCACCACTATTTCCAGCAGGGGCCCTACGCTGCCATCCAGGGACTCCGCCACTCTTCCACGGTCATGACGCCCTTTGTATGA